The Mytilus galloprovincialis chromosome 4, xbMytGall1.hap1.1, whole genome shotgun sequence genome contains a region encoding:
- the LOC143072637 gene encoding von Willebrand factor D and EGF domain-containing protein-like isoform X1, with the protein MTDSGKNVKNLEVYGFSDGLYNYRDRSTYISMYTTSVSTPNAVWQNFNIRDIKVTVKDGDALVKNRCCRSYNDPHITTFDGKTYHYHEVGEFVMYRNDKGPYWVHALFTNCNDGFPGAACHCGVAIRSRNSLFVLRTCQTISRSKRYSLKTPLVYIKQCDPSDMFIQPLSITKYKVTLPIGTEIIITFQRLFISSIIIKPSYHDINMAKGLCGFPSTTKDTTDDFMHRYYGVVQNQRTFADSWRINDTMVNEQLFFQIPIFLTENFKVTEINQTPPLTLDHFCVCGKKETNPLSLDDLNTAQCQLTSTTDYCVESSATIDSRLPTESLNCLASGRIRKRSVSSKSFNRRSIESDDGLEFHPLTYDDDVYSENLTAPAAFKNSWTEENATNTCRESIQNALPSHIYSEYVELSEDEFVESCVLDIMATGDTTYIVDTIDAMATIILVELSRNEYIHIKNMTEGNQTVLDYITGFLCPNNCNDNGNCVSGVCACYKGYMGDSCAEQTSSPPSDTSLPNDGLCSISTKSCITTNVYGNFQSTTVWYKKRSFQITENGTVYTSGNETATAEYRHLFMVTVPLKISRRKRSTESMHSPEGYEISLSNDGSNFGESFNMIVYDENCFTCNSTSVTCVALERCKQSNKDDNNKIYVTIGVALGVVLAIILIVLVVIIYRVKHTKSLKRINAEKEEKNGRQSMFEKLENHADENRSRTPVELFKVK; encoded by the exons atgacAGATTCGGGAAAGAACGTAAAAAATTTAGAAGTATATGGATTCAGTGATGGTTTGTACAATTACAGAGATCGGTCGACCTATATTAGCATGTATACAACATCGGTGTCAACGCCAAATGCTGTTTGGCAAAATTTCAACATCAGAGATATAAAG GTAACTGTAAAAGATGGAGATGCTTTGGTGAAAAATAGATGTTGCCGTTCGTATAATGATCCTCACATCACCacttttgatggaaagacctatCATTACCATGAAGTTGGAGAATTTGTCATGTACAGAAATGACAAAGGTCCATATTGG GTGCATGCATTGTTCACCAATTGCAATGACGGATTTCCAGGAGCCGCATGCCATTGTGGTGTAGCAATTAGAAGCCGAAATTCCCTTTTCGTTTTACGAACCTGTCAAACAATTTCAAGAAGTAAGAGATATAGCCTGAAAACGCCTCTTGTTTATATAAAACAATGTGATCCTAGTGATATGTTCATTCAACCGTTGTCAATTACTAAATATAAG GTAACGTTGCCAATAGGAACTGAAATAATTATTACATTTCAACGGTTGTTCATTAGCAGTATAATAATTAAACCTTCATATCATGACATAAACATGGCGAAAGGACTCTGCGGATTTCCAAGCACAACCAAAGACACAACTGACGATTTCATGCATAGGTATTATGGAGTGGTGCAGAATCAACGGACGTTTGCAGATTCATGGAG AATCAATGACACTATGGTGAATGAACAGCTCTTTTTTCAAATTCCAATTTTTCTAACTGAAAATTTTAAAGTGACAGAAATCAACCAGACGCCACCCTTGACTTTAGATCATTTCTGTGTGTGTGGAAAAAAGGAAACAAACCCTCTTTCATTAGATGATTTGAATACTGCTCAATGTCAGCTGACATCCACTACAGATTATTGCGTAGAATCAAGTGCAACTATAGACAGCAGATTGCCTACTGAGTCTCTGAACTGTTTAGCCTCAGGTCGTATAAGGAAACGCTCTGTCAGCTCGAAATCATTTAATCGGCGCAGCATTGAAAGCGATGACGGATTAGAATTTCACCCTTTAACTTACGACGATGATGTATACAGCGAAAATCTAACG GCTCCAGCTGCTTTCAAAAATAGTTGGACAGAAGAAAATGCTACAAACACGTGCAGGGAAAGTATACAAAATGCCCTCCCGTCACACATATACAGCGAGTATGTAGAACTATCAGAAGATGAGTTTGTAGAGTCTTGTGTTTTGGATATAATG GCTACTGGAGATACAACCTACATTGTAGATACCATTGATGCCATGGCAACAATCATACTCGTGGAGCTTTCACGGAATGAATATATACATATCAAAAACATGACCGAAGGAAACCAAACGGTACTGGATTATATTACTGGTTTCCTTTGTCCTAATAACTGTAATGACAACGGTAATTGTGTGTCAG GTGTTTGTGCTTGTTATAAAGGATACATGGGTGATAGCTGTGCTGAACAGACATCTTCGCCACCGTCTGACACAAGTTTACCGAATGATGGGCTGTGTTCTATAAGCACAAAGTCATGTATAACAACCAATGTGTATGGCAATTTTCAGTCAACGACTGTGTGGTATAAAAAGAGAAGTTTCCAG ATTACCGAAAATGGTACAGTCTACACATCTGGAAATGAAACGGCCACTGCAGAATATCGGCATTTGTTCATGGTAACTGTACCGCTTAAGATATCAAGACGTAAAAGATCTACCGAGTCGATGCATTCACCAGAAGGATATGAAATTAGCTTGTCAAATGACGGCAGTAATTTTGGAGAATCTTTCAACATGATTGTGTATGACGAAAATTGTTTCACTTGTAACTCAACATCAGTAACTTGTGTTGCCTTG GAAAGATGTAAACAAAGCAATAAAGACG ATAATAATAAAATCTACGTAACAATAGGTGTAGCTCTTGGAGTTGTACTTGCAATTATACTGATTGTTTTGGTTGTTATTATCTACAGAGTAAAACATACAAAATCACT GAAAAGGATAAATGCTGAGAAGGAAGAAAAAAATGGACGACAGTCAATGTTTGAAAAACTAGAGAATCACGCAGATGAGAATAGGTCTAGAACACCAGTAGAACTGTTTAAAGTAAAGTAG
- the LOC143072637 gene encoding uncharacterized protein LOC143072637 isoform X2 → MAKGLCGFPSTTKDTTDDFMHRYYGVVQNQRTFADSWRINDTMVNEQLFFQIPIFLTENFKVTEINQTPPLTLDHFCVCGKKETNPLSLDDLNTAQCQLTSTTDYCVESSATIDSRLPTESLNCLASGRIRKRSVSSKSFNRRSIESDDGLEFHPLTYDDDVYSENLTAPAAFKNSWTEENATNTCRESIQNALPSHIYSEYVELSEDEFVESCVLDIMATGDTTYIVDTIDAMATIILVELSRNEYIHIKNMTEGNQTVLDYITGFLCPNNCNDNGNCVSGVCACYKGYMGDSCAEQTSSPPSDTSLPNDGLCSISTKSCITTNVYGNFQSTTVWYKKRSFQITENGTVYTSGNETATAEYRHLFMVTVPLKISRRKRSTESMHSPEGYEISLSNDGSNFGESFNMIVYDENCFTCNSTSVTCVALERCKQSNKDDNNKIYVTIGVALGVVLAIILIVLVVIIYRVKHTKSLKRINAEKEEKNGRQSMFEKLENHADENRSRTPVELFKVK, encoded by the exons ATGGCGAAAGGACTCTGCGGATTTCCAAGCACAACCAAAGACACAACTGACGATTTCATGCATAGGTATTATGGAGTGGTGCAGAATCAACGGACGTTTGCAGATTCATGGAG AATCAATGACACTATGGTGAATGAACAGCTCTTTTTTCAAATTCCAATTTTTCTAACTGAAAATTTTAAAGTGACAGAAATCAACCAGACGCCACCCTTGACTTTAGATCATTTCTGTGTGTGTGGAAAAAAGGAAACAAACCCTCTTTCATTAGATGATTTGAATACTGCTCAATGTCAGCTGACATCCACTACAGATTATTGCGTAGAATCAAGTGCAACTATAGACAGCAGATTGCCTACTGAGTCTCTGAACTGTTTAGCCTCAGGTCGTATAAGGAAACGCTCTGTCAGCTCGAAATCATTTAATCGGCGCAGCATTGAAAGCGATGACGGATTAGAATTTCACCCTTTAACTTACGACGATGATGTATACAGCGAAAATCTAACG GCTCCAGCTGCTTTCAAAAATAGTTGGACAGAAGAAAATGCTACAAACACGTGCAGGGAAAGTATACAAAATGCCCTCCCGTCACACATATACAGCGAGTATGTAGAACTATCAGAAGATGAGTTTGTAGAGTCTTGTGTTTTGGATATAATG GCTACTGGAGATACAACCTACATTGTAGATACCATTGATGCCATGGCAACAATCATACTCGTGGAGCTTTCACGGAATGAATATATACATATCAAAAACATGACCGAAGGAAACCAAACGGTACTGGATTATATTACTGGTTTCCTTTGTCCTAATAACTGTAATGACAACGGTAATTGTGTGTCAG GTGTTTGTGCTTGTTATAAAGGATACATGGGTGATAGCTGTGCTGAACAGACATCTTCGCCACCGTCTGACACAAGTTTACCGAATGATGGGCTGTGTTCTATAAGCACAAAGTCATGTATAACAACCAATGTGTATGGCAATTTTCAGTCAACGACTGTGTGGTATAAAAAGAGAAGTTTCCAG ATTACCGAAAATGGTACAGTCTACACATCTGGAAATGAAACGGCCACTGCAGAATATCGGCATTTGTTCATGGTAACTGTACCGCTTAAGATATCAAGACGTAAAAGATCTACCGAGTCGATGCATTCACCAGAAGGATATGAAATTAGCTTGTCAAATGACGGCAGTAATTTTGGAGAATCTTTCAACATGATTGTGTATGACGAAAATTGTTTCACTTGTAACTCAACATCAGTAACTTGTGTTGCCTTG GAAAGATGTAAACAAAGCAATAAAGACG ATAATAATAAAATCTACGTAACAATAGGTGTAGCTCTTGGAGTTGTACTTGCAATTATACTGATTGTTTTGGTTGTTATTATCTACAGAGTAAAACATACAAAATCACT GAAAAGGATAAATGCTGAGAAGGAAGAAAAAAATGGACGACAGTCAATGTTTGAAAAACTAGAGAATCACGCAGATGAGAATAGGTCTAGAACACCAGTAGAACTGTTTAAAGTAAAGTAG